A part of Microbulbifer salipaludis genomic DNA contains:
- a CDS encoding TonB family protein, whose protein sequence is MTGLLLLGMAQLIATDYQEPPEVLPPKVAPIHLPEMKRTVERVDPIRKPQQLPPPVKPQPVERTLEPAQVPIIVGPPVVTQQTIDPGIVSSDPLPFYKPAPRYPSRALAQGIEGYVVVEFTITRSGSVRDPRVVGGYDSAGAPTEVFNRSALNAVERFKYRPTLVDGNPVEKQGVRNRITFKLAE, encoded by the coding sequence GTGACCGGACTGTTGCTGCTGGGAATGGCGCAGCTGATCGCAACCGACTACCAGGAGCCCCCGGAGGTTTTGCCGCCCAAGGTGGCCCCCATTCATTTGCCGGAAATGAAGCGCACCGTGGAGCGGGTAGACCCCATCCGCAAACCGCAGCAGCTGCCGCCGCCGGTGAAGCCGCAACCTGTTGAGCGCACACTGGAGCCGGCGCAGGTGCCGATTATTGTGGGGCCACCGGTCGTAACCCAGCAAACCATTGACCCTGGTATCGTAAGTTCTGACCCGTTACCGTTCTACAAGCCAGCGCCCCGCTATCCCAGCCGAGCATTGGCTCAGGGAATCGAGGGTTATGTGGTGGTGGAGTTTACGATCACCCGCAGCGGTAGCGTGAGAGACCCGCGGGTTGTGGGCGGCTATGACAGTGCCGGTGCGCCTACGGAAGTCTTCAACCGCTCGGCACTCAATGCGGTTGAGCGCTTTAAATATCGGCCGACTCTGGTGGACGGCAACCCGGTAGAGAAACAAGGGGTGCGCAACAGGATTACGTTCAAGCTGGCGGAGTAG
- the ilvD gene encoding dihydroxy-acid dehydratase: protein MPQYRSRTTTAGRNMAGARALWRATGMTDDDFQKPIIAVANSFTQFVPGHVHLKDMGQLVAREIEKAGGVAKEFNTIAVDDGIAMGHDGMLYSLPSREIIADSVEYMVNAHCADALVCISNCDKITPGMLMAAMRLNIPVIFVSGGPMEAGKTKLAEHKLDLVDAMVIAATDDASDEQVAEYERSACPTCGSCSGMFTANSMNCLTEALGLSLPGNGTMLATHADREQLFLRAGREIVALAKRYYEQDDERALPRTIANRAAFSNAMALDIAMGGSTNTILHLLAAAQEGEVDFTLADIDQLSRKIPQLCKVAPNTQKYHIEDVHRAGGVMAILGELEAGGLLDASLPTVHSHSLREALEQWDIRRTDDPAVHKFFRAGPAGIRTQQAFSQDCRWNNLDGDREQGCIRSVEHAYSAEGGLAVLFGNLAPDGCVVKTSGVEEELWHFEGPAHVVESQEDAVAHILEGKVQEGEAVIVRYEGPKGGPGMQEMLYPTSYLKSKGLGKSCALITDGRFSGGTSGLSIGHVSPEAAGGGNIALVQNGDLVRIDIPKRLIEVDIPEAELQRRREAMQAKGSEGWKPAKVRPRKVSRALKAYALLATSADRGAVREID from the coding sequence ATGCCCCAGTACCGCTCTCGCACCACCACCGCCGGCCGTAACATGGCCGGTGCCCGCGCCCTGTGGCGCGCCACCGGCATGACGGATGACGATTTCCAAAAACCGATCATCGCCGTGGCCAATTCCTTCACCCAGTTTGTGCCCGGGCACGTACACCTGAAGGACATGGGCCAGCTGGTGGCACGGGAGATTGAAAAGGCCGGCGGTGTCGCCAAGGAATTCAACACGATTGCCGTGGACGACGGTATCGCCATGGGCCATGACGGCATGCTCTATAGCCTGCCCAGCCGCGAGATCATCGCCGACTCGGTGGAGTACATGGTGAATGCCCACTGCGCCGACGCCCTGGTGTGCATCTCCAACTGCGACAAGATCACCCCTGGAATGCTGATGGCCGCGATGCGCCTGAACATCCCGGTTATTTTTGTCTCCGGTGGGCCCATGGAGGCGGGCAAGACCAAACTCGCTGAGCACAAGCTGGATCTGGTGGATGCCATGGTGATTGCGGCCACCGACGATGCCAGCGATGAGCAGGTGGCCGAGTATGAGCGCTCCGCCTGCCCAACCTGCGGTTCCTGCTCGGGGATGTTCACCGCCAATTCCATGAACTGCCTGACCGAGGCCCTGGGCCTGTCCCTGCCCGGCAACGGCACCATGCTCGCCACCCACGCAGATCGCGAGCAACTGTTCCTGCGCGCGGGTCGCGAAATCGTCGCGCTGGCGAAACGCTATTACGAACAGGACGACGAGCGCGCACTGCCGCGCACCATCGCCAATCGCGCCGCGTTCAGTAACGCCATGGCACTGGACATCGCCATGGGAGGGTCAACCAACACTATCCTGCACCTGCTCGCTGCCGCCCAGGAAGGTGAAGTGGACTTTACCCTGGCGGATATCGACCAGCTTTCGCGCAAGATTCCCCAGTTGTGCAAAGTGGCGCCCAACACCCAGAAGTATCATATCGAAGACGTGCACCGCGCCGGTGGCGTGATGGCGATTCTTGGCGAATTGGAGGCCGGTGGCCTGCTGGATGCCAGCCTGCCTACGGTACACAGCCATTCGCTGAGGGAAGCACTGGAGCAATGGGATATCCGCCGTACCGACGACCCGGCGGTACACAAGTTCTTCCGCGCCGGCCCCGCCGGTATTCGCACTCAGCAGGCGTTCAGCCAGGATTGTCGGTGGAACAATCTGGACGGCGATCGGGAGCAGGGCTGTATCCGTTCGGTGGAACATGCCTACTCTGCCGAAGGCGGCCTCGCGGTGCTGTTTGGCAACCTGGCACCGGATGGCTGCGTGGTAAAAACCTCCGGAGTCGAAGAGGAGCTGTGGCACTTTGAAGGCCCGGCACATGTGGTCGAAAGCCAGGAAGACGCCGTGGCGCACATTCTTGAGGGCAAGGTGCAGGAAGGGGAAGCGGTCATTGTGCGCTATGAGGGCCCCAAAGGCGGCCCCGGCATGCAGGAAATGCTCTATCCCACCAGTTACCTGAAGTCCAAGGGACTCGGCAAGTCCTGCGCACTGATTACCGACGGTCGCTTCTCCGGCGGCACCTCAGGCCTGTCCATCGGCCATGTGTCACCGGAAGCCGCGGGCGGTGGCAACATCGCACTGGTGCAAAACGGGGACCTGGTGCGCATCGATATTCCCAAGCGCCTGATCGAGGTGGATATTCCGGAAGCGGAACTGCAGCGTCGCCGTGAGGCCATGCAGGCGAAGGGCAGTGAGGGTTGGAAGCCGGCAAAAGTGCGGCCACGCAAAGTCAGCCGGGCACTGAAAGCATATGCATTATTGGCCACCAGCGCCGATCGGGGCGCGGTACGCGAAATCGATTGA
- the argA gene encoding amino-acid N-acetyltransferase, translated as MNTETTTLNWFRNAAPYINDLRGRTLVVAIPGEGFEHENFRNLVHDLTLLISLGVKLVLVHGARVQVNEALEKAGIESRFQGNTRITDRETLEVIKAAVGKLRFEIEAAFSQGLPDSPMARSALKVVSGNFVTARPVGIIDGTDMRWTGQVRRMEVQAIGRALEENSLVLLSPFGTSLTGELFNLNYLDLAAEAAKALNAEKLILFRDLPQLTVDSQPVYDLSIHQAEDVADSVDSETLTCAIRACNAGTQRVHLLSYADNGALLQELLSREGAGTMIYRDSYEVIRRARINDVGGILGLIRPLEKQGILVRRSREKLESEIDHFTLVEVDGTPVACAALYPILDDQGDTIAAEIACVAIHPEFRGGGRGAKLLQHLERQARALDLDEIYVLTTQTEHWFIERGFTQVDVGDLPTSRKSLYNIQRNSRVLRKPLQAQ; from the coding sequence GTGAATACAGAAACCACCACCCTCAACTGGTTCCGAAACGCCGCGCCTTATATCAATGATCTGCGCGGGCGAACCCTGGTGGTAGCGATTCCCGGGGAAGGCTTTGAGCACGAAAACTTTCGCAACCTGGTGCACGACCTCACTCTGCTGATCAGCCTGGGCGTGAAACTGGTGCTGGTCCACGGCGCCCGCGTACAGGTCAATGAGGCTCTGGAAAAAGCCGGCATAGAAAGCCGCTTTCAGGGCAACACCCGCATTACCGACCGGGAAACCCTGGAGGTTATCAAGGCGGCGGTGGGCAAATTGCGCTTTGAAATTGAAGCCGCCTTTTCCCAGGGATTGCCAGACTCCCCCATGGCGCGCTCCGCACTGAAAGTGGTGTCCGGCAACTTCGTTACCGCTCGCCCGGTGGGCATCATCGACGGGACCGATATGCGCTGGACCGGCCAGGTACGGCGTATGGAGGTGCAAGCCATCGGCCGCGCGTTGGAGGAAAATTCGCTGGTACTGCTGTCACCGTTTGGCACCTCCCTGACCGGCGAACTGTTTAATCTCAACTACCTCGATCTCGCCGCAGAAGCCGCCAAGGCGCTGAATGCTGAGAAACTGATTCTGTTCCGCGACCTGCCGCAACTGACGGTCGACAGCCAGCCCGTGTATGACCTGAGTATCCATCAGGCCGAGGATGTAGCGGATAGCGTAGACAGCGAAACTCTCACCTGTGCTATCCGCGCGTGCAACGCCGGTACCCAGCGGGTGCACCTGCTCAGTTACGCCGACAACGGCGCACTGTTGCAGGAACTGCTGAGCCGCGAAGGCGCCGGCACCATGATCTACCGCGACAGCTACGAGGTGATTCGTCGCGCCCGCATTAATGACGTGGGCGGCATTCTCGGGCTGATTCGGCCGCTGGAAAAACAGGGGATTCTGGTACGGCGCTCGCGGGAAAAACTGGAATCCGAAATCGACCATTTCACGCTGGTAGAGGTGGACGGCACGCCGGTGGCCTGCGCGGCCCTGTATCCCATTCTGGACGACCAGGGAGATACCATTGCGGCCGAGATCGCCTGCGTGGCCATTCATCCGGAGTTCCGTGGCGGCGGCCGCGGCGCCAAACTGCTGCAGCACCTGGAGCGGCAGGCTCGCGCACTGGACCTCGACGAAATCTATGTACTTACCACCCAGACCGAGCACTGGTTTATCGAGCGGGGTTTTACCCAAGTCGACGTCGGCGACCTGCCTACCAGCCGCAAGTCCCTGTACAACATTCAGCGAAATTCCCGCGTATTACGCAAGCCACTGCAAGCGCAATAA